The proteins below are encoded in one region of Deinococcus ruber:
- a CDS encoding HD-GYP domain-containing protein, producing the protein MMSPVRRLRQLLILAATPVLLALGLILRPSLNRELELFSFHSVLVGTLALLALLLTVAIGTVGIRQRNGHVLLLSLASASLVMVYAVHGLASPEVGVPGIAPLQGMPDMPGMEAGYSVSLPIAAQLGALLTALWLALSTVPSDHPLLRRLFRLPGMLLALWLLGLGGLAALLLLVPQRAAQLFALPGIQVLLTLAAVLLCAAAAWRSWQSWRYSNFPLQLAVVYAALWLAGAQIILSVGSAWTVSWWIYHVLLVGVTAAISVGLIWQSQRPDVPLGTALMGLWNNRPDDLLAAGISRGVQTLVLSTEAHDPYTAGHSYRVALHALRLARACGLSPEALRAITQGGILHDLGKLDMPGSVLNSPGKLSAQEWTLMQQHPVLGYERCRALGFHAEELGVVRSHHERWDGTGYPDQLAGEAIPFLARLLSIADVYDALTSERSYRDAWSHERANAHIHEQAGVMFDPALVIVWLQLPPLDLALEPPPTWQFPFRSLRPAAPA; encoded by the coding sequence ATGATGTCGCCCGTGCGCCGCCTCAGGCAGCTGCTGATCCTGGCTGCCACGCCTGTGCTGCTGGCGCTCGGACTGATCCTGCGTCCTTCTCTCAACCGCGAGCTGGAACTGTTCAGCTTTCATTCGGTGCTGGTGGGCACGCTGGCGCTGCTGGCGCTGCTGCTGACGGTGGCGATTGGCACGGTCGGCATCCGTCAGCGCAACGGGCATGTGCTGCTGCTCTCGCTGGCCTCGGCGTCGCTGGTGATGGTGTACGCGGTTCATGGCCTGGCCTCGCCGGAAGTGGGTGTGCCGGGTATTGCGCCCCTTCAGGGCATGCCCGATATGCCCGGCATGGAGGCTGGATACTCGGTGTCGCTGCCGATTGCCGCCCAACTCGGGGCGCTGCTCACGGCGCTGTGGCTGGCACTGTCGACCGTACCCTCCGATCATCCGCTGCTACGCCGCCTGTTCCGGCTGCCCGGCATGCTGCTGGCACTGTGGCTGCTGGGGCTGGGTGGGCTGGCGGCGCTGCTGCTGCTGGTGCCGCAGCGTGCCGCGCAACTGTTCGCCCTGCCGGGCATTCAGGTGCTCCTGACGCTCGCCGCAGTGCTGCTGTGTGCCGCCGCCGCGTGGCGCTCGTGGCAGTCGTGGCGCTACTCCAATTTTCCCCTGCAACTGGCCGTGGTCTACGCCGCACTGTGGCTGGCCGGGGCGCAGATCATTCTGTCGGTCGGGTCGGCCTGGACAGTGAGCTGGTGGATCTATCACGTGCTGCTGGTCGGCGTGACGGCAGCGATCTCGGTGGGTCTGATCTGGCAGAGTCAGCGCCCCGACGTGCCGCTGGGCACCGCCCTGATGGGCCTGTGGAACAACCGCCCCGATGACCTGCTGGCCGCAGGAATCTCACGCGGGGTGCAGACACTGGTGCTGAGTACCGAGGCGCACGATCCGTACACGGCAGGGCACAGTTACCGCGTCGCCCTGCATGCTCTGCGGCTGGCCCGCGCCTGTGGTCTGTCACCGGAAGCGCTGCGGGCCATCACGCAGGGCGGCATCCTGCACGACCTCGGCAAGCTGGATATGCCGGGCAGCGTACTGAACAGTCCGGGGAAACTCTCAGCGCAGGAATGGACGCTGATGCAGCAGCATCCGGTGCTGGGGTACGAACGCTGCCGGGCGCTGGGCTTTCATGCCGAAGAGCTGGGCGTGGTGCGCTCTCATCACGAGCGCTGGGACGGCACTGGCTACCCCGACCAGCTGGCAGGCGAGGCCATTCCGTTCCTGGCGCGGCTGCTGAGCATCGCCGACGTGTACGACGCCCTGACCTCGGAGCGCAGTTACCGCGACGCCTGGAGCCACGAACGCGCCAACGCCCACATCCACGAGCAGGCAGGCGTGATGTTCGATCCGGCGCTGGTGATCGTCTGGCTGCAGCTGCCACCCCTCGATCTGGCGCTGGAGCCGCCGCCGACGTGGCAATTCCCGTTCCGCTCTCTGCGGCCCGCAGCCCCCGCCTAA
- a CDS encoding sensor histidine kinase, with amino-acid sequence MQLGPALPAIAVDGSKLQQALGNLISNAFKYSPEDTPVVITARVQGTEVCISVRDHGIGMRADQLARAFERFYRADSSGSIPGTGLGLSLVRAISVRARWPRSPCLCPEDTYDPNPDCRRLSRAACPDPADPEADVS; translated from the coding sequence GTGCAGCTCGGTCCAGCGCTGCCTGCCATCGCGGTCGACGGCAGCAAACTGCAACAGGCGCTGGGAAACCTGATCTCGAACGCCTTCAAATACTCGCCTGAAGACACGCCCGTGGTCATCACGGCTCGTGTGCAGGGAACAGAGGTCTGTATCAGCGTCCGCGATCACGGCATCGGAATGCGGGCCGATCAACTGGCGCGGGCCTTCGAACGGTTCTACCGGGCCGACAGCTCGGGCAGTATCCCCGGTACCGGCCTTGGCCTGTCACTGGTCCGAGCGATCTCGGTGAGGGCACGCTGGCCACGCTCACCCTGCCTCTGCCCGGAGGACACCTATGACCCGAATCCTGATTGTCGACGATTATCCCGAGCTGCGTGCCCTGATCCGGCTGACCCTGAGGCAGACGTCTCATGA
- a CDS encoding response regulator transcription factor, with protein sequence MTRILIVDDYPELRALIRLTLRQTSHELYEATNGEDALRLAHELIPDLMILDVMMPGRLDGLQVCQAIKSTQQLAHCQVLLVSAYGQHSDLLEGDRDGADGYLVKPFSPSHLLSTVRERLKETA encoded by the coding sequence ATGACCCGAATCCTGATTGTCGACGATTATCCCGAGCTGCGTGCCCTGATCCGGCTGACCCTGAGGCAGACGTCTCATGAGCTGTACGAGGCCACCAACGGAGAAGACGCGTTGCGACTCGCCCACGAACTCATTCCCGATCTGATGATTCTGGATGTGATGATGCCGGGACGACTGGACGGCCTTCAGGTGTGTCAGGCCATCAAATCCACCCAGCAGCTCGCGCACTGTCAGGTGCTGCTGGTGTCGGCATACGGTCAGCACAGCGATCTGCTCGAAGGCGATCGCGACGGAGCCGACGGCTATCTGGTCAAGCCCTTCAGTCCCAGCCACCTGCTCAGTACCGTGCGGGAACGCCTGAAGGAAACAGCGTGA
- a CDS encoding response regulator, protein MTPLPDPPPTFSAGALSSDALPGTLRRLVLVVDDEPYINLLITSILKLNGCDVLSAANGEEALGVLAEHPQIAAIVTDLHMPMMDGFGLLAALRTHEQPLPVVVVTARGAESDQRRSMELGARALLTKPFSRQQLWGVVAPLLGLTDAP, encoded by the coding sequence GTGACGCCCCTTCCAGACCCTCCCCCCACGTTTTCTGCTGGTGCGCTAAGCAGCGACGCTCTGCCCGGCACGCTCAGGCGACTGGTGCTGGTGGTCGATGACGAGCCGTACATCAATCTGCTGATCACCTCGATTCTGAAGCTGAACGGCTGCGACGTCCTGTCGGCGGCCAACGGCGAAGAGGCGCTCGGCGTGCTGGCGGAACATCCGCAGATTGCCGCCATCGTGACCGACTTGCATATGCCGATGATGGACGGGTTCGGACTGCTGGCCGCCCTGAGAACCCATGAACAGCCGCTGCCCGTGGTGGTCGTGACGGCACGCGGCGCAGAGTCCGATCAGCGCCGTTCGATGGAACTCGGTGCCCGCGCCCTGCTGACCAAGCCGTTTTCACGTCAGCAGCTGTGGGGCGTGGTGGCTCCGCTGCTGGGCCTGACCGACGCGCCCTGA
- a CDS encoding gluconate 2-dehydrogenase subunit 3 family protein: MSDANERRKFLKGLGLAAVSLGIGSVAEPPVEAQAQPAAPPAMPAMPAATPAGASPYTYVFFNSTESAFVEAAVARLIPKDDLGPGALEAGVAYYIDGQLAGWYGEAGRWYWQGPWQQGTPQQGYQLPLKPSEVYRAAIPLINDYTQKQFKADFADLSAAQQDTVLSGLEKGDIDLGRLPARTFFAFLLQNTKEGFFADPTYGGNAQMVGWKLIGYPGVQPSYSQIIEQYTTPFPMTYASIGSYTEDNPR; the protein is encoded by the coding sequence ATGTCGGATGCGAACGAGCGACGGAAGTTTCTCAAGGGCCTGGGACTGGCGGCTGTCAGCCTGGGAATAGGCAGTGTCGCAGAGCCTCCCGTAGAGGCGCAGGCGCAACCTGCCGCCCCTCCGGCCATGCCCGCGATGCCAGCGGCCACGCCTGCGGGCGCGTCTCCGTATACCTACGTGTTTTTCAACAGCACCGAATCGGCCTTCGTCGAAGCGGCTGTGGCGCGGCTCATTCCCAAAGACGACCTGGGGCCGGGCGCACTGGAAGCGGGCGTCGCGTACTACATCGACGGGCAGCTTGCGGGCTGGTACGGCGAGGCTGGGCGCTGGTACTGGCAGGGGCCGTGGCAGCAGGGCACCCCGCAGCAGGGCTATCAGCTGCCGCTCAAACCCAGCGAGGTCTACCGGGCGGCCATTCCGCTGATCAACGACTACACCCAGAAGCAGTTCAAGGCCGATTTTGCCGATCTGAGCGCCGCGCAACAGGACACCGTGCTGTCGGGGCTGGAGAAAGGCGACATCGACCTGGGCCGCCTGCCCGCCCGCACCTTCTTTGCCTTCCTGCTTCAGAACACCAAGGAAGGGTTCTTTGCCGATCCGACCTACGGGGGCAACGCGCAGATGGTGGGCTGGAAACTGATCGGCTATCCGGGTGTGCAGCCGAGCTACAGCCAGATCATCGAGCAGTACACCACGCCGTTTCCGATGACCTACGCCAGCATCGGCAGCTATACAGAAGACAACCCCCGCTGA
- a CDS encoding GMC family oxidoreductase, translating into MAKKLPAVDAVMVGVGWTGGILAAELTRAGVSVVGLERGPSRDSNIEFAFPHIRDELKYGIRFGLAQDVSRDTLTFRNSAEQTALPMRQLGSFLLGSGTGGAGAHWNGQTWRWTPYDFEILSQTRARYGQGAIDEDMQIQDWGVTYQQLEPFYDKFERTAGIGGKAGNLQGKIQAGGNPFEGARASEYPNPPMKRSQLGDLFQTATQSMGYHPFPGPSANMTQAYTNPDGQSLGACMYCGHCERFGCDYNAKASPNNTVLPTAMATGKFDVRHNANVVRVNMDSSGKRAVSVTYIDLLTGEEIEQPADMIFLTSFTFGNVKLLLVSKIGDVYDPVTNKGTVGRNYTYQLSAGAGGTLDDKDLKVFAGAGAESVVIDDFNGDHFDHTGLGFLHGGSISASSSGARPIQSNPGGAAWGSAWKHAAAQAYNHSVGIGAQVSSLPFRSNHLDLDPTYRDAYGLPLVRMTFDYRGNESKRSQYLTAITTKILTAMGAKNVVGRGLPEHYSIVPYQSTHNQGGAIMGMDPSTSVVNPYMQHHQVSNLFVVGASSFPHNSGFNPTGTVGAMTYRLADALIKRYLKNPGFLT; encoded by the coding sequence ATGGCAAAGAAGCTTCCTGCTGTAGACGCCGTGATGGTCGGAGTAGGCTGGACGGGCGGTATTCTCGCCGCCGAACTGACGCGGGCGGGCGTGTCGGTGGTGGGCCTGGAGCGCGGCCCCTCCCGCGATTCCAACATCGAATTCGCATTTCCCCATATCCGCGATGAACTGAAGTACGGCATCCGTTTCGGGCTGGCCCAGGACGTGAGCCGCGATACCCTGACCTTTCGCAACTCTGCCGAGCAGACGGCGCTGCCCATGCGTCAGCTCGGCTCGTTCCTGCTGGGAAGCGGCACCGGGGGCGCGGGTGCCCACTGGAACGGTCAGACCTGGCGCTGGACGCCCTACGACTTTGAAATTCTGAGTCAGACGCGGGCGCGGTACGGTCAGGGAGCCATCGACGAGGACATGCAGATCCAGGACTGGGGCGTGACGTATCAGCAACTGGAACCGTTCTACGACAAGTTCGAGCGCACGGCGGGCATCGGCGGCAAGGCGGGCAATCTTCAGGGCAAGATTCAGGCGGGCGGCAACCCCTTCGAGGGAGCGCGGGCGAGCGAATACCCCAACCCCCCGATGAAGCGCTCACAGCTGGGCGACCTGTTTCAGACGGCGACCCAGAGCATGGGCTATCACCCGTTTCCCGGCCCCTCAGCCAATATGACCCAGGCGTACACCAATCCAGACGGGCAGTCGCTGGGCGCGTGCATGTACTGCGGCCACTGCGAGCGCTTCGGCTGCGACTACAACGCCAAGGCCAGTCCGAACAACACCGTGCTTCCCACCGCGATGGCAACCGGCAAATTCGACGTGCGGCACAATGCCAACGTCGTCCGGGTAAACATGGACAGCAGCGGCAAGCGGGCGGTCAGCGTCACGTACATCGACCTGCTGACCGGCGAGGAGATCGAGCAGCCCGCCGACATGATCTTCCTGACCAGTTTTACGTTCGGCAACGTCAAGCTGCTGCTGGTTTCGAAGATCGGGGACGTGTACGATCCGGTGACCAACAAGGGAACGGTGGGGCGCAACTACACCTATCAGCTGAGCGCGGGCGCTGGCGGCACGCTCGACGACAAAGACCTGAAGGTATTTGCCGGGGCCGGAGCCGAGAGCGTGGTCATCGACGATTTCAACGGCGATCACTTCGATCATACCGGGCTGGGCTTTCTGCACGGCGGCTCGATCTCGGCTTCGTCGTCGGGTGCGCGGCCCATTCAGAGCAATCCGGGCGGAGCAGCGTGGGGCAGCGCGTGGAAGCATGCGGCGGCACAGGCCTACAACCACTCGGTCGGCATCGGCGCTCAGGTTTCGTCGCTGCCCTTCCGGTCGAACCACCTCGACCTCGATCCCACGTACCGCGACGCCTACGGCCTGCCACTCGTGCGGATGACCTTCGATTACCGGGGCAACGAGAGCAAGCGCAGCCAGTACCTGACGGCGATCACCACCAAAATCCTGACCGCCATGGGAGCCAAAAACGTCGTCGGGCGCGGCCTGCCGGAGCATTACAGCATCGTGCCGTATCAGAGTACGCACAACCAGGGCGGAGCCATCATGGGCATGGACCCTTCCACCAGCGTGGTCAATCCGTACATGCAGCACCATCAGGTTTCAAACCTGTTCGTGGTGGGAGCGAGTTCGTTTCCTCATAACAGCGGCTTCAATCCGACCGGCACGGTGGGGGCCATGACCTACCGGCTGGCAGACGCCCTGATCAAACGCTATCTGAAAAATCCCGGCTTTCTGACCTGA
- the tatA gene encoding twin-arginine translocase TatA/TatE family subunit produces the protein MPGIGPLELVLIVVVVILLFGARKLPEMGKGLGEGIREFRRAGRELLRGSEPENRDRADEERGMGADR, from the coding sequence ATGCCAGGGATCGGCCCGCTCGAACTTGTCCTGATCGTTGTTGTCGTGATTCTGCTGTTCGGTGCCCGGAAACTTCCGGAAATGGGAAAGGGCCTGGGAGAAGGCATCCGGGAATTTCGCAGGGCTGGGCGTGAACTGCTGCGTGGTTCGGAGCCAGAGAACCGCGACCGCGCCGACGAGGAGCGCGGTATGGGCGCAGACAGGTGA
- a CDS encoding c-type cytochrome gives MNYLLLLLAAATSFASAQNGKTLYNANCAACHQATGRGIPGAFPPQAGHFSDLLTAGGRAYTVRVALFGLAGPIQVKGKTYNGAMPGFSQLSDAELAAILNYVATSWGNTLPATEKPYSPAEVGAARGTALTPAQVSSQRPESAK, from the coding sequence ATGAACTATCTCCTGTTGCTGCTGGCTGCGGCCACTTCGTTTGCCAGCGCTCAGAACGGAAAAACTCTGTACAACGCGAACTGCGCGGCCTGTCATCAGGCAACAGGGCGCGGCATTCCCGGCGCTTTTCCGCCCCAGGCAGGGCACTTTTCCGATCTGCTGACGGCGGGTGGACGGGCGTATACCGTCCGGGTGGCGCTGTTCGGGCTGGCAGGACCGATTCAGGTGAAAGGCAAGACCTATAACGGGGCCATGCCCGGATTTTCACAACTCAGCGACGCCGAACTCGCAGCAATCCTGAACTATGTGGCGACCAGCTGGGGCAACACCCTGCCAGCCACAGAAAAGCCCTACAGCCCGGCAGAGGTCGGGGCGGCTCGCGGCACCGCCCTGACGCCTGCTCAGGTGTCCTCGCAGCGGCCTGAAAGCGCGAAATAG
- a CDS encoding SDR family NAD(P)-dependent oxidoreductase — MAAYELSGQVALVTGGAGGIGAAICAALAEAGATVLVGYAGNPQRAAALAAQLGGPGQHRALLTRVDDSSTLEAAAHDVQAHEGRLDILVNNAGITTPVPHHDLDGLSDEWIDTILRVNVRGAFACVRAFAPLLRAGGNGLVVNISSIAGRTGMGSNVAYCASKAALDSLTRSLGRALAPNIRVLSVSPGWVDGEYARLMPPELIAAQAERTPLGRIARPQEVARAVLAAATHLTFSTGCIIPVDGGRPLS, encoded by the coding sequence ATGGCAGCGTACGAACTGAGCGGACAGGTGGCTCTGGTGACAGGCGGCGCGGGCGGCATCGGGGCAGCGATCTGCGCGGCGCTGGCCGAAGCGGGCGCAACGGTGCTGGTGGGCTATGCGGGCAATCCGCAGCGGGCGGCAGCTCTGGCCGCGCAGCTCGGGGGGCCGGGTCAGCACCGCGCTCTGCTGACCCGCGTAGACGACAGCAGCACTCTCGAAGCGGCGGCACACGATGTACAGGCCCACGAGGGGCGGCTGGACATTCTGGTCAACAACGCCGGCATCACCACGCCCGTCCCGCACCACGATCTCGACGGCCTGAGCGACGAGTGGATCGACACCATTCTGCGGGTGAACGTGCGCGGAGCCTTTGCCTGCGTGCGGGCCTTCGCGCCGCTGCTGCGGGCGGGCGGAAACGGCCTGGTGGTCAATATCAGCAGCATCGCCGGACGCACCGGCATGGGCAGCAATGTCGCCTACTGCGCCAGCAAAGCCGCGCTCGACTCGCTGACACGCAGTCTGGGCCGCGCCCTGGCCCCCAACATCCGGGTGCTGAGCGTGTCGCCCGGCTGGGTAGACGGCGAGTACGCCCGCCTGATGCCGCCCGAACTGATCGCGGCACAGGCCGAACGCACACCGCTGGGCCGCATCGCCCGCCCGCAGGAGGTGGCCCGCGCCGTGCTGGCCGCCGCCACCCACCTGACCTTCAGTACCGGCTGCATCATCCCGGTCGACGGGGGAAGGCCGCTGAGCTGA
- a CDS encoding LacI family DNA-binding transcriptional regulator yields the protein MTKADAPSSPPTQRVTSHDVSREAGVSQSAVSRAFTPGAHISPETRQRVLEAARKLGYQPNAIARSLVTQRSGIVALIVGDLHNPFYPQALSQFAQALEHRGKRALLLTHDARRDVQETLDAASRYQIEAAIVFPTRLNSTLPSLGDVSKGGVPVLLFNRHLPGRNLLSVACDNYAGGRLAAQVLLDAGATQLAFIGGDPETSTHQDRLRGFEERLREAGLDLLAAPSHAFQYDWGVQATLDLHAAGHVPDAVFGANDIVAIGVLDALRQLGRRVPEDVSVIGFDDIQESARLAYRLTTIRQPLEIMIEDALRALDDPRPGNGPSLHPGELIWRDTVKRYDTAKGQT from the coding sequence ATGACCAAAGCAGACGCGCCTTCCTCTCCCCCCACCCAGCGCGTGACCTCGCACGACGTATCACGCGAGGCAGGCGTGTCGCAGTCGGCGGTGTCGCGGGCCTTCACACCCGGAGCGCACATCAGCCCGGAAACGCGCCAGCGCGTGCTGGAAGCGGCCCGTAAACTGGGATATCAGCCCAACGCCATCGCCCGCAGTCTGGTCACGCAGCGCAGCGGCATCGTGGCGCTGATCGTGGGCGACCTGCACAATCCGTTCTATCCGCAGGCGCTGTCGCAGTTCGCACAGGCGCTGGAACACCGGGGCAAGCGGGCGCTGCTGCTCACCCACGATGCCCGGCGCGACGTGCAGGAAACGCTGGACGCTGCCAGCCGCTATCAGATCGAGGCGGCCATCGTCTTTCCGACTCGCCTGAACAGCACGCTGCCCAGCCTGGGTGACGTTTCGAAAGGTGGCGTGCCGGTGCTGCTGTTCAACCGTCATCTGCCGGGGCGCAATCTGCTGTCGGTCGCCTGCGACAACTACGCCGGGGGCCGGTTGGCGGCGCAGGTACTGCTGGACGCGGGCGCGACTCAGCTGGCCTTCATCGGCGGCGATCCCGAAACGTCCACGCATCAGGACCGGCTTCGCGGATTCGAGGAGCGGCTGCGCGAAGCCGGGCTGGACCTGCTGGCTGCGCCTTCTCACGCCTTTCAGTACGACTGGGGCGTGCAGGCTACGCTCGATCTGCACGCCGCCGGACACGTGCCCGACGCGGTCTTCGGAGCAAACGACATCGTGGCGATTGGCGTGCTGGACGCGCTGCGCCAGCTTGGGCGCAGAGTGCCGGAAGACGTGAGCGTGATCGGTTTCGACGACATTCAGGAATCGGCGCGGCTGGCGTACCGGCTCACCACCATCCGTCAGCCGCTGGAAATCATGATCGAAGACGCGCTGCGGGCGCTCGATGACCCGAGGCCCGGCAACGGTCCGAGTCTGCATCCCGGCGAGCTGATCTGGCGCGATACCGTGAAACGCTACGACACGGCAAAGGGGCAAACCTGA
- the hisD gene encoding histidinol dehydrogenase has product MARILKPGMNAQTKLSIQESVQQTVRGIIEGIRTQGDAALRELSQKFDGWNPPAFRLTPEQIEAAVAQVPPEQLDSIRFSLEQVQTFARAQRASVHDVEIETIPGVTLGHKVLPINSVACYVPGGRYPMIASAIMSVATAKVAGVGRVVAVTPPKDGQPYPATVATMHLAGADEIYIMGGVQALAALALGTESIAPVDMLVGPGNAYVAEAKRQLFGQVGIDLLAGPTETLVIADDSVDAEMVATDLLGQAEHGTNSPAVLLTTSERLAGEVVTEIERQLTVLATAEVAGQAWRDYGQIILADDAAEMVRVADDIASEHVQVLTRDPDYFLNNLSNYGSLFLGPETNVAYGDKTIGTNHILPTGRSARYTGGLWVGKYLKTVTYQRATREASVIIGQHCSVICEIEGFAGHQRQADLRVERYRQPAQLQPDPVGASD; this is encoded by the coding sequence ATGGCACGCATTCTGAAACCCGGCATGAACGCCCAGACCAAGCTCAGCATTCAGGAATCGGTGCAGCAGACGGTGCGCGGCATCATCGAAGGCATCCGCACACAGGGCGACGCGGCCCTGAGAGAGCTGTCGCAGAAATTCGACGGCTGGAATCCGCCTGCCTTCCGCCTGACCCCTGAGCAGATCGAAGCGGCGGTGGCGCAGGTTCCGCCCGAGCAACTCGACTCGATCCGCTTCAGCTTGGAGCAGGTGCAGACGTTTGCACGGGCGCAGCGGGCCTCGGTTCACGATGTCGAGATCGAGACGATTCCCGGCGTGACGCTGGGGCACAAAGTGTTGCCGATCAACTCGGTGGCCTGCTACGTGCCGGGCGGGCGCTATCCGATGATCGCCAGCGCCATCATGAGTGTGGCGACCGCGAAAGTGGCGGGCGTGGGGCGCGTGGTGGCTGTCACGCCGCCCAAAGACGGGCAGCCGTACCCGGCGACGGTGGCGACCATGCATCTGGCCGGGGCCGACGAGATCTACATCATGGGCGGGGTGCAGGCGCTGGCTGCCCTCGCACTGGGCACCGAGAGTATCGCCCCCGTCGATATGCTGGTGGGGCCGGGCAACGCCTACGTCGCAGAGGCCAAGCGGCAGCTGTTCGGGCAGGTGGGCATCGACCTGCTGGCCGGGCCGACCGAAACGCTCGTGATCGCCGATGACAGCGTGGACGCCGAGATGGTCGCCACCGATCTGCTGGGGCAGGCCGAACACGGTACCAACAGCCCGGCGGTGCTGCTGACCACCTCCGAGCGGCTGGCGGGCGAGGTCGTGACCGAGATCGAGCGGCAGCTGACGGTGCTGGCGACGGCAGAGGTGGCGGGTCAGGCGTGGCGCGACTACGGCCAGATCATCCTGGCCGACGACGCCGCCGAGATGGTGCGCGTGGCCGACGACATCGCCAGCGAACACGTACAGGTGCTGACCCGTGATCCCGACTATTTCCTGAACAACCTCAGCAATTACGGCTCGCTGTTCCTGGGGCCGGAAACCAACGTGGCCTACGGTGACAAGACCATCGGCACCAATCACATCCTGCCCACCGGACGCTCTGCCCGCTATACCGGGGGGCTGTGGGTCGGCAAGTACCTGAAAACCGTGACGTACCAGCGGGCCACGCGTGAGGCCAGCGTCATCATCGGGCAGCACTGCTCGGTCATCTGCGAAATCGAGGGCTTTGCCGGACATCAGCGTCAGGCCGACCTGCGGGTGGAACGGTATCGCCAGCCAGCCCAGCTTCAGCCGGACCCGGTGGGCGCGTCCGACTGA
- a CDS encoding HpcH/HpaI aldolase family protein — protein sequence MPEALGSLQARWTAGETVLNGWLHLPGGVSAELMGRAGYDALTIDLQHGLIGDGGLVGTLQAIAATSAVPLVRVPWLHPPDLMRALDAGAAGVICPMIDTPEQAAALVHACRYAPAGGRSYGPTRARLIHGSDYAQHANTQTLIFAMIETAQALENLDSILDTPGLSGVYVGPADLSLSLTGQATLDFSVGEAAPAVAHIAQAARQRGLIPGIFTQGGELARHAVALGYTFVTAGSDFALLEGAARQVLNDLRGTVSTASAGY from the coding sequence ATGCCTGAAGCGTTGGGATCGTTGCAGGCCCGCTGGACTGCCGGAGAAACGGTGCTGAACGGCTGGCTGCACCTGCCGGGCGGCGTCAGTGCAGAACTGATGGGCCGGGCGGGCTACGACGCGCTCACCATCGATCTGCAACATGGCCTGATCGGAGACGGCGGGCTGGTGGGCACGCTCCAGGCCATCGCCGCCACGTCAGCCGTGCCGCTGGTGCGCGTGCCGTGGCTGCATCCACCCGATCTGATGCGGGCGCTGGACGCCGGAGCCGCTGGCGTCATCTGCCCGATGATCGACACGCCCGAGCAGGCTGCCGCCCTCGTCCATGCCTGCCGCTACGCTCCGGCGGGTGGGCGCAGTTACGGCCCCACCCGCGCCCGGCTGATACACGGCTCCGACTACGCGCAGCACGCGAATACCCAGACGCTGATCTTTGCGATGATCGAAACCGCGCAGGCGCTGGAGAATCTGGACAGCATTCTGGACACGCCGGGGCTGAGCGGCGTGTATGTCGGCCCCGCCGATCTGAGCCTCAGCCTGACCGGGCAGGCCACCCTCGACTTCAGCGTGGGCGAGGCCGCGCCCGCAGTGGCCCACATCGCCCAGGCAGCCCGGCAGCGCGGCCTGATTCCCGGCATTTTCACCCAGGGCGGCGAGCTGGCCCGCCACGCCGTCGCGCTGGGCTACACCTTCGTGACGGCCGGATCCGACTTCGCGCTGCTGGAAGGAGCGGCCCGGCAGGTGCTGAACGATCTGCGCGGCACCGTTTCCACCGCCTCGGCAGGGTACTGA
- a CDS encoding alpha/beta fold hydrolase: MNASAMPALLLPGTLCSDVLWSGLSLPGGTQVRNIRGHSLADAASRALEGVQGRVHLVGFSLGAIVAFEVLRLAPERVAQLTLISANPHAPSAAQLHLWEEQQERVQAGEFGTLIAELSSGPHRQQLLEMAQQTGPQVFLEQLQLLRSRPDSRPTLSSWTGPLTLLTGQDDTVTPPHLSEEMKALAPQADLRIVPGAGHYLPLDAPDVLSDILFRGNAVQGVTSYA, translated from the coding sequence ATGAACGCCTCGGCCATGCCAGCGCTGCTGCTGCCCGGAACCCTGTGCAGCGACGTGCTGTGGAGCGGCCTGTCGCTGCCGGGCGGAACGCAGGTGCGGAACATTCGGGGTCATTCGCTGGCCGATGCAGCGTCCAGAGCGCTGGAAGGCGTGCAGGGCCGCGTTCATCTGGTGGGCTTTTCGCTGGGGGCCATCGTGGCCTTCGAGGTGTTGCGGCTGGCACCGGAACGTGTCGCCCAGTTGACGCTGATAAGTGCCAATCCGCATGCGCCGAGCGCAGCTCAGCTTCACCTCTGGGAAGAGCAGCAAGAACGCGTGCAGGCCGGAGAATTCGGCACACTGATCGCAGAACTCAGCAGCGGCCCGCACCGCCAGCAGTTGCTGGAGATGGCGCAGCAAACCGGGCCGCAGGTGTTTCTCGAGCAGCTTCAGCTGTTGCGTTCGCGCCCCGACAGCCGACCCACGCTCTCCAGCTGGACTGGCCCGCTGACGCTGCTGACAGGCCAGGACGACACGGTGACGCCGCCACATCTGAGCGAGGAGATGAAGGCGCTGGCTCCTCAGGCCGATCTCAGGATCGTTCCCGGAGCCGGGCATTATCTGCCGCTGGACGCACCAGACGTGCTGTCGGACATCCTGTTTCGTGGCAATGCTGTGCAGGGGGTGACCTCGTATGCCTGA